The following proteins are encoded in a genomic region of Rhizobium sp. CCGE531:
- a CDS encoding ATP-binding cassette domain-containing protein — protein MDQKGIGMTTTGEPLLTARGLVKRYGRVTALDNADFDLYPGEILAVIGDNGAGKSSLIKAISGAVTPDEGEIMLEGKPVHFRSPMEAREAGIETVYQNLALSPALSIADNMFLGREIRKPGVLGSVFRMLDRPAMEKRARDKLTELGLMTIQNINQAVETLSGGQRQGVAVARAAAFGSKVVIMDEPTAALGVKESRKVLELILDVRARGLPIVLISHNMPHVFEVADRIHIHRLGRRLTVINPKEYTMSDAVAFMTGAKAPPAETVAA, from the coding sequence ATGGATCAGAAAGGTATCGGCATGACCACGACTGGCGAACCCCTTCTCACCGCGCGTGGCCTCGTCAAGCGCTATGGACGCGTGACCGCGCTCGACAACGCCGATTTCGATCTCTATCCCGGCGAAATCCTTGCTGTTATCGGCGACAACGGCGCCGGAAAATCCTCGCTGATCAAGGCGATTTCCGGCGCGGTGACACCCGATGAAGGCGAGATCATGCTGGAAGGCAAACCTGTTCATTTCAGGTCGCCGATGGAAGCGCGCGAGGCTGGCATCGAAACGGTCTACCAGAACCTGGCGCTGTCGCCGGCGCTCTCGATCGCGGACAACATGTTCCTCGGTCGCGAGATTCGCAAGCCCGGCGTCCTCGGCTCCGTCTTCCGCATGCTCGACCGGCCGGCCATGGAAAAGCGCGCCCGCGACAAGCTCACCGAACTCGGCCTGATGACGATCCAGAACATCAACCAGGCGGTGGAAACGCTCTCCGGCGGCCAGCGCCAGGGTGTCGCCGTGGCGCGTGCCGCCGCCTTCGGTTCCAAGGTCGTCATCATGGACGAGCCGACGGCAGCCCTCGGCGTCAAGGAAAGCCGCAAGGTTCTGGAACTCATCCTCGATGTGCGTGCGCGCGGCTTGCCGATCGTCTTGATCTCGCACAACATGCCGCATGTCTTCGAGGTTGCGGATCGTATCCACATCCATCGCCTCGGACGACGCCTGACCGTCATCAATCCGAAGGAATACACCATGTCCGACGCCGTTGCCTTCATGACCGGCGCCAAGGCGCCGCCGGCGGAGACCGTGGCTGCATGA